The Miscanthus floridulus cultivar M001 chromosome 7, ASM1932011v1, whole genome shotgun sequence genome includes a region encoding these proteins:
- the LOC136463289 gene encoding uncharacterized protein produces the protein MYEDGNEQQGGISLGSELPSAERTISSGLKRGVLQKLEDMGLSTNATEKDECEHTDETVPEELDCPTPLLIVTPAVEQGIICLRDDDLEKFDANSIIVNDMKVVIQYINRNSRFGVSPFAIGMTHPDAPLEAQLASQIALCHMNDEDTASVWYMHMFPNKIQIEGAVMQGVFQGKNDFVPNIMDAMVRLYQQMDNKLMKDGMKKGGDFSYRLILR, from the exons ATGTATGAAGATGGAAATGAACAACAAG GTGGAATCTCATTGGGTAGCGAATTGCCATCAGCTGAGAGAACAATAAGCAGTGGATTGAAACGTGGAGTTCTACAAAAATTAGAAGACATGGGATTGTCAACAAATG CAACAGAGAAGGATGAATGCGAACATACCGATGAGACTGTTCCTGAAGAGCTGGACTGCCCAACGCCATTGCTCATAGTAACACCAGCAGTAGAACAAGGAATTATATGCCTTCGAG ATGATGACCTAGAAAAATTTGATGCTAATAGTATAATTGTCAATGACATGAAAGTGGTAATCCAGTATATAAACAGAAATTCAAGATTCGGAGTGTCTCCATTTGCAATAGGGATGACACACCCAGATGCGCCATTGGAAGCTCAACTGGCGTCACAAATAGCACTATGCCATATGAATGATGAAGACACAGCAAG CGTGTGGTACATGCATATGTTCCCAAACAAAATACAAATTGAAGGGGCAGTGATGCAAGGGGTGTTCCAAGGCAAAAACGACTTTGTTCCTAATATTATGGACGCAATGGTTAGGTTGTACCAACAGATGGATAATAAACTTATGAAAGATGGGATGAAAAAAGGTGGAGACTTTTCCTACCGACTGATTTTGCGATAA